The following are encoded together in the Xanthobacter autotrophicus Py2 genome:
- a CDS encoding diguanylate cyclase (TIGRFAM: diguanylate cyclase~PFAM: GGDEF domain containing protein~KEGG: sme:SMb20523 hypothetical protein transmembrane) encodes MYGRRRMHAAAFTLFMNVAVAGLFAASYATIALMHPAQRAPIWFAVCYGLGMVTPLAQFGLAYTAWTTFFGAVIFLSLAFALLLLVPALAVFYGSRKPWPAVGAIAALTLLLPVIRAGLPYHPLTYQSMYQAPFTLAVAACAWVVLRDSPRHRSDFVLAGMLVVLAAHFPVKAYLLVQMGTSRTAKYIDTTYALVSQVSSGILFLATGLILLLKSVQAVVRESQIAAETDVLSGLLNRRGFDSRAERLIAQAKGRPVALLILDLDHFKSVNDRFGHSTGDAAIRAFAVLLSRTVPPSALIARLGGEEFAVLLDRTGLEAARLQAEAIRLATFHHQEVGLPKLTVSIGVAAPASSHLLPEAMERADAALYEAKRAGRNRVCCAAEKTAPAVPLAVVAQRNAT; translated from the coding sequence GTGTACGGACGACGCCGCATGCACGCCGCCGCGTTTACACTGTTCATGAACGTTGCCGTCGCGGGGCTCTTTGCGGCGAGCTACGCGACAATCGCCTTAATGCATCCGGCGCAGCGGGCACCGATCTGGTTCGCGGTCTGCTATGGGCTGGGCATGGTGACGCCGCTGGCGCAGTTCGGTCTCGCCTACACCGCCTGGACCACCTTTTTCGGCGCCGTCATCTTTCTCAGCCTCGCCTTCGCGCTTCTGCTGCTGGTGCCGGCGCTTGCGGTCTTCTACGGCAGCCGCAAGCCATGGCCGGCGGTGGGGGCAATCGCGGCGCTCACCCTGCTCCTGCCGGTGATCCGCGCGGGCCTGCCCTACCATCCCCTGACCTACCAGTCGATGTATCAGGCTCCGTTCACGCTCGCGGTCGCCGCCTGCGCCTGGGTGGTGCTGCGCGACAGTCCTCGCCACCGCAGCGATTTCGTGCTTGCCGGGATGTTGGTGGTATTGGCCGCGCACTTCCCGGTGAAGGCCTATCTGCTGGTACAGATGGGCACGTCGCGCACGGCGAAATATATCGACACCACCTATGCCCTCGTCTCGCAGGTCAGCTCTGGCATCCTGTTCCTGGCCACCGGGCTGATCCTGCTGCTGAAGTCGGTGCAGGCCGTGGTCCGTGAAAGCCAAATTGCTGCGGAGACCGACGTGTTGTCCGGCCTGCTGAACCGGCGCGGCTTCGACAGCAGGGCCGAGCGCCTCATCGCCCAGGCCAAGGGGCGGCCGGTGGCGCTCCTCATCCTCGACCTGGACCACTTCAAGAGTGTCAACGACAGGTTCGGCCACAGCACCGGAGATGCCGCCATCCGGGCCTTCGCAGTGCTGCTTTCGCGCACTGTGCCCCCCTCTGCTCTGATTGCCCGCCTCGGCGGCGAGGAGTTCGCCGTGCTCCTCGATCGCACCGGGCTGGAGGCCGCCCGGCTCCAGGCGGAGGCGATCCGACTCGCCACGTTCCACCATCAAGAAGTGGGCCTGCCGAAGCTGACGGTGAGCATCGGCGTCGCGGCCCCTGCCTCGTCCCACCTCCTGCCGGAGGCCATGGAGCGGGCGGACGCCGCGCTCTACGAAGCCAAGCGCGCCGGCCGGAACCGGGTCTGCTGCGCGGCGGAAAAGACGGCGCCGGCGGTTCCCCTGGCCGTAGTGGCGCAGCGCAACGCGACCTGA
- a CDS encoding DEAD/DEAH box helicase domain protein (PFAM: helicase domain protein; type III restriction protein res subunit; DEAD/DEAH box helicase domain protein~SMART: DEAD-like helicases~KEGG: nha:Nham_2055 DEAD/DEAH box helicase-like), which translates to MRPDALLPLFAPLTSLPGIGPKLVRPYGRLLGREMPRVLDLLFHMPSGFVDRRARPTIAEALPETDVTLEVRVDGHQSPPPGSRAPHRTFVSDASGDMVVVHFKMDPARLEHMLPVGQTRWLCGRISLYDGMRQMTHPDRVLDAAGLARLPAVEQVYPLVEGLAAGHVRRAIEAALQRVPELPEWIPQDLLAERGWPAFREALVRVHRPANPHEATPAGGPWRRLAFDELFAHQITLALLRAQEEKAGGRSTVGDGHISAQLLSALPFRLTAGQEQAVEAIRADLAADTRMLRLLQGDVGSGKTVVALMAAATVAEAGRQTALMAPTEILARQHHETIAPLADAAGLSVSVLTGREKGRARTAVLTELQHGRTDMVIGTHALIQDDVIFRDLALVVVDEQHRFGVEQRLTLARKGEAVDMLVMTATPIPRTLVLTLFGDMDSSELREKPPGRQAIDTRAIPLDRLDEVVAAAGRALSSGARAYWICPLVEETDTSDLAAATERFEVLKSIFGDKVGLVHGRMSGAAKDEAMARFASGETRLLVATTVIEVGVNVPEATVMVIEHAERFGLAQLHQLRGRVGRGDKPSVCLLLYRAPLGETAKARLAILRESQDGFRLAEEDLRLRGEGDVLGTRQSGMPGFRTARLEFHSGEVEAARDAAAQRVKADPDLAAPQSGPLHTLLHLAERDAAMRLLSAG; encoded by the coding sequence ATGCGCCCGGATGCCCTCCTCCCCCTGTTCGCGCCGCTCACCAGCCTGCCCGGTATCGGCCCGAAGCTGGTGCGGCCCTATGGCCGGCTGCTCGGACGGGAGATGCCGCGCGTCCTCGACCTCTTGTTCCACATGCCGTCCGGCTTCGTGGATCGGCGCGCCCGCCCCACCATCGCCGAGGCCCTGCCCGAGACCGACGTGACGCTGGAGGTGCGGGTGGACGGCCACCAGTCCCCGCCCCCCGGCAGCCGCGCGCCTCACCGCACCTTCGTGTCGGACGCCTCCGGCGACATGGTGGTGGTGCATTTCAAGATGGACCCGGCGCGGCTCGAGCACATGCTGCCGGTGGGCCAGACCCGCTGGCTGTGCGGACGCATCTCGCTTTATGACGGCATGCGGCAGATGACCCATCCCGACCGGGTGCTCGATGCGGCGGGTCTCGCCCGGCTGCCGGCGGTGGAGCAGGTCTACCCGCTGGTGGAGGGCCTCGCCGCCGGCCATGTGCGCCGCGCCATCGAGGCCGCGCTCCAGCGCGTGCCCGAGCTGCCAGAGTGGATTCCCCAGGACCTCCTTGCCGAACGCGGCTGGCCCGCCTTCCGGGAGGCGCTGGTACGGGTGCACCGGCCCGCAAATCCCCATGAGGCCACCCCGGCCGGCGGGCCGTGGCGGCGGCTCGCCTTCGACGAATTGTTCGCCCACCAGATCACCCTCGCCCTGCTGAGGGCGCAGGAGGAGAAGGCCGGCGGCCGCTCGACCGTGGGCGACGGGCACATCAGCGCGCAGCTTCTTTCCGCACTGCCCTTCCGCCTCACGGCTGGACAGGAGCAGGCGGTGGAGGCGATCCGCGCGGATCTTGCCGCCGACACCCGCATGCTGCGCCTGCTGCAAGGCGATGTCGGCTCCGGCAAGACCGTGGTGGCGCTGATGGCGGCCGCGACCGTGGCCGAGGCCGGCCGCCAGACCGCCCTGATGGCGCCCACGGAAATCCTCGCCCGCCAGCATCACGAGACCATCGCGCCTTTGGCCGATGCGGCGGGCCTGTCCGTCAGCGTGCTCACCGGGCGGGAGAAGGGGCGCGCCCGCACCGCCGTGCTCACCGAGCTGCAGCATGGCCGCACCGACATGGTCATCGGCACCCATGCCCTGATTCAGGACGACGTGATCTTCCGCGACCTCGCTTTGGTGGTGGTGGACGAGCAGCACCGCTTCGGCGTGGAGCAGCGGCTGACGCTGGCCCGCAAGGGCGAGGCGGTGGACATGCTGGTAATGACCGCCACCCCCATCCCGCGCACCCTGGTCCTCACCCTGTTCGGCGACATGGATTCCAGCGAGCTGCGCGAGAAGCCGCCCGGCCGGCAGGCCATCGACACCCGCGCCATCCCCCTCGACCGACTGGACGAGGTGGTGGCGGCGGCCGGCCGCGCCCTGTCATCCGGCGCCCGGGCCTACTGGATCTGCCCGCTGGTGGAGGAGACCGACACCTCGGACCTCGCCGCCGCCACCGAGCGGTTCGAGGTGTTGAAATCCATCTTCGGCGACAAGGTGGGGCTGGTGCACGGCCGCATGTCCGGCGCCGCCAAGGATGAGGCCATGGCGCGCTTCGCCTCGGGCGAGACCCGGCTTCTGGTCGCCACCACCGTCATCGAGGTGGGGGTGAACGTGCCCGAGGCCACCGTCATGGTGATCGAGCACGCGGAACGCTTCGGCCTCGCCCAGCTCCATCAGCTGCGCGGACGGGTGGGGCGCGGCGACAAGCCCTCCGTCTGCCTCCTGCTCTATCGCGCGCCTCTGGGCGAGACGGCGAAGGCGCGCCTCGCCATCCTGCGCGAGAGCCAGGACGGCTTTCGCCTCGCCGAGGAAGACCTGCGCCTGCGCGGCGAAGGCGACGTGCTCGGCACGCGGCAGAGCGGCATGCCGGGTTTCCGCACCGCGCGGCTCGAATTCCATTCCGGCGAGGTCGAGGCGGCGCGCGACGCGGCCGCCCAGCGCGTCAAGGCCGATCCCGACCTTGCGGCACCTCAATCCGGCCCGCTCCACACCCTGCTGCATCTGGCCGAGCGCGACGCCGCCATGCGCTTGCTCTCGGCGGGATGA
- a CDS encoding putative beta (1-6) glucans synthase (KEGG: rpc:RPC_2602 putative beta (1-6) glucans synthase): MPSSVRLPVVLALVVAGLIAGLWTLLGRPVAMPPSPLAQGEKLPCVSYAPFRDGQSPFQKGLVISEAQIDEDFARLAKITSCVRTYSIEMGLDKAPAIARKHGLTMLLGIWLGPDVDRNRVELDTGIRLAQENQDVVKAVVVGNEVLLRGEMSATELASTIASVKRQVAPVPVTYADVWEFWERNKGLTENVDFVTIHILPYWEDLPVSASEAGPHVDEIRQRMAEAFPGKEILIGETGWPSAGRMREEALPSPSNQARVMHDVVALAKRQGYRVNVIEAFDQPWKRRSEGTVGGHWGIIDADARMPKFAWGQPVEDYPGWRMHIGVGLVVVAGVFASAFAGGRKREDGLQTRDWLAVAGIALFGGATLGAALSAMPLESLGFFGWLRNGLLFAVAVASLIVMPAVIGRGQGLAPFSVALDARRWAVSSGAAIAAALMLALAAVAVGSVAFELVFDPRYKDFPVFPLTAIVAAVAAPMLVRRAERDGAGLGEVIATWGLLVAGVYVPLNETLSNWQAAWFGTLCLILSFTLWRVQAVQRKG, translated from the coding sequence ATGCCTTCCTCCGTGCGGCTGCCCGTGGTGCTCGCGCTCGTGGTGGCCGGCCTCATCGCCGGCCTTTGGACCCTTCTCGGACGGCCCGTGGCCATGCCACCCTCGCCGTTGGCACAGGGCGAGAAGCTGCCGTGCGTGTCCTATGCTCCGTTCCGCGACGGCCAGTCGCCGTTCCAGAAGGGGTTGGTGATATCGGAAGCCCAGATCGACGAGGATTTTGCCCGCCTCGCCAAGATCACCTCCTGCGTGCGCACCTATTCCATCGAGATGGGGCTGGACAAGGCGCCGGCCATCGCCCGCAAGCACGGCCTCACCATGCTGCTCGGCATCTGGCTGGGGCCGGACGTGGACCGCAACCGCGTCGAGCTCGACACCGGCATCCGCCTTGCCCAGGAAAATCAGGACGTGGTTAAGGCCGTGGTGGTGGGCAACGAGGTGCTGCTGCGCGGCGAGATGTCCGCCACCGAGTTGGCCAGTACCATCGCCAGCGTGAAGCGGCAGGTGGCCCCGGTTCCGGTCACCTATGCCGACGTGTGGGAATTCTGGGAGCGCAACAAGGGTCTGACCGAGAACGTGGATTTCGTCACCATCCACATCCTGCCCTATTGGGAGGACCTGCCGGTATCCGCTTCCGAGGCCGGCCCCCATGTGGACGAGATCCGCCAGCGCATGGCTGAGGCCTTCCCCGGCAAGGAAATCCTGATCGGCGAGACCGGATGGCCGAGCGCCGGCCGCATGCGCGAGGAGGCGCTGCCCTCGCCCTCCAACCAGGCGCGGGTGATGCACGACGTGGTGGCGCTGGCCAAGCGCCAGGGCTATCGGGTCAACGTCATCGAGGCGTTCGACCAACCGTGGAAGCGCCGCAGCGAGGGCACCGTCGGCGGGCACTGGGGCATTATCGATGCCGATGCCCGCATGCCGAAATTCGCCTGGGGACAACCGGTGGAGGACTACCCCGGCTGGCGCATGCACATCGGCGTGGGCCTGGTGGTGGTGGCCGGCGTGTTTGCCAGCGCCTTCGCCGGCGGCCGCAAGCGTGAGGACGGGCTGCAGACGCGGGACTGGTTGGCCGTGGCAGGGATTGCGCTGTTCGGCGGCGCGACGCTTGGCGCCGCTCTTTCCGCCATGCCGCTGGAGAGCCTCGGCTTCTTCGGCTGGCTGAGGAATGGCCTGCTGTTTGCCGTGGCGGTCGCGAGCCTGATCGTGATGCCGGCGGTGATCGGGCGGGGGCAGGGGCTGGCACCGTTCTCGGTGGCGCTGGATGCTCGCCGCTGGGCGGTGTCTTCGGGCGCGGCCATTGCCGCCGCTTTGATGCTGGCGCTCGCCGCTGTGGCCGTCGGGTCGGTGGCGTTCGAGCTGGTATTCGACCCGCGCTACAAGGATTTCCCGGTGTTTCCGCTCACCGCCATCGTGGCGGCGGTCGCCGCGCCCATGCTGGTGCGCCGGGCGGAGCGGGACGGGGCGGGCCTCGGCGAGGTCATCGCCACCTGGGGCCTGCTGGTGGCCGGCGTCTACGTGCCCCTGAACGAGACGCTCTCCAACTGGCAGGCGGCCTGGTTCGGCACGCTCTGCCTCATTCTTTCCTTCACGCTGTGGCGGGTCCAGGCCGTGCAAAGGAAAGGATGA
- a CDS encoding protein-L-isoaspartate O-methyltransferase (TIGRFAM: protein-L-isoaspartate O-methyltransferase~PFAM: protein-L-isoaspartate(D-aspartate) O-methyltransferase; Methyltransferase type 11~KEGG: pde:Pden_2730 protein-L-isoaspartate O-methyltransferase), protein MSTGESEGEQAERMAFILGLRQRGIRDVGVLRAMELVPRPLFVDPALRRHAYDDVALPIACGQTMSQPSLVAAMTEALSLTADHSVLEVGTGSGYHAAVLSHLAARVVTVDRYRSLVAEAQARFEVLGLRNVTAYVGDGTLGMPARAPFDRILVTAAAPDIPFALIDQLKFGGVIVMPLGAPEEIQTLVRYVKEQSGRTRTELMKVRFVPLIPGAAATL, encoded by the coding sequence ATGAGCACTGGCGAAAGCGAAGGCGAACAGGCGGAACGCATGGCCTTCATCCTTGGCCTGCGGCAGCGGGGGATTCGCGATGTAGGCGTATTGCGCGCCATGGAACTGGTGCCGCGCCCGCTGTTCGTCGATCCCGCGCTGCGCCGGCATGCCTATGACGACGTGGCCCTGCCCATCGCCTGCGGCCAGACCATGTCCCAGCCCAGCCTCGTCGCCGCCATGACGGAGGCGCTGTCGCTGACCGCCGACCATTCGGTGCTGGAGGTGGGGACGGGATCAGGTTACCACGCCGCCGTGCTCTCCCACCTCGCCGCGCGGGTGGTGACGGTGGATCGCTACCGGTCTCTGGTGGCGGAGGCGCAGGCACGCTTCGAGGTGCTGGGTCTGCGCAATGTCACCGCCTATGTGGGCGACGGTACCTTGGGCATGCCGGCCCGCGCCCCTTTCGATCGCATTCTGGTGACGGCGGCGGCGCCCGACATTCCCTTTGCCCTGATCGACCAGCTCAAGTTCGGCGGCGTCATCGTGATGCCGTTGGGGGCGCCGGAGGAGATCCAGACCCTCGTGCGCTACGTGAAGGAGCAGTCCGGGCGCACCCGCACCGAACTCATGAAGGTGCGGTTCGTACCGCTGATTCCGGGCGCTGCGGCCACACTTTGA
- a CDS encoding protein of unknown function DUF454 (PFAM: protein of unknown function DUF454~KEGG: swi:Swit_2688 protein of unknown function DUF454), which translates to MRDHGPAMMPDPDTSGAPPPAGLPHHSESERLATRRWSRAAIYRKLLFAAGIVFLVIGAIGMVVPMLPGTVFLILAAWCFTRSSPRFEAWLLNHRYLGPGVVRWRDTGAIPPMVKLFALASFVGTFTGSWYFGAPVPVLAVLGVVFIALAVFIATRPNR; encoded by the coding sequence ATGAGGGATCATGGTCCGGCCATGATGCCTGATCCAGACACCTCCGGTGCTCCGCCACCCGCTGGCCTGCCGCATCACTCGGAAAGCGAGCGGCTGGCGACGCGGCGCTGGTCGCGCGCAGCCATCTACCGCAAGCTGCTGTTTGCGGCGGGCATCGTCTTTCTGGTCATTGGCGCCATCGGCATGGTGGTGCCCATGCTGCCGGGAACGGTGTTCCTGATCCTCGCCGCATGGTGCTTCACACGCTCCTCGCCACGCTTCGAGGCGTGGCTGTTGAACCACCGCTATCTGGGCCCCGGCGTGGTGCGCTGGCGCGACACCGGCGCCATTCCACCGATGGTGAAGCTGTTCGCCCTGGCGAGCTTCGTCGGCACCTTCACCGGCTCCTGGTATTTCGGCGCGCCGGTGCCGGTGCTGGCGGTGCTGGGCGTGGTGTTCATCGCCCTCGCGGTATTTATCGCCACCCGGCCGAACCGGTGA
- a CDS encoding glucosamine--fructose-6-phosphate aminotransferase, isomerizing (TIGRFAM: glucosamine--fructose-6-phosphate aminotransferase, isomerizing~PFAM: glutamine amidotransferase class-II; sugar isomerase (SIS)~KEGG: rpe:RPE_2786 glucosamine--fructose-6-phosphate aminotransferase, isomerizing), with product MCGIVGILGKGAVADKVVEALRRLEYRGYDSTGIATLENGHLEVCRAEGKLRHLEAKLDKHPLNGHSGIGHTRWATHGKPSERNAHPHGTKRVAVVHNGIIENFRELKQELEAQGVSFKSDTDTEIVAQLVDRELLAGSEPVAAVAAVLPRLKGAFALAFLFDGKTDLLIGARRGSPLAIGYGKGEMFLGSDAIALGPFTDTIAYLEEGDWAVLTRERVEIRDETGRLVERTIQKVPAGAMLVDKGNHRHFMAKEIYEQPEVISHTFGHYLDLAAETVTLPELPFDPKTVTNISITACGTALYAGAVAEYWFERFGRVPVSTDIASEFRYRETPLTPDGITIVISQSGETADTLASLRYAKECGQKVVAVVNVPTSTIAREADVVLPILAGPEIGVASTKAFTCQLATLACLAVAFGRAKGVLEEADEHKLVRAFMEVPRLMTEALKLSPEIEVLARTLAKARDVLYLGRGSNYPLALEGALKLKEISYIHAEGYAGGELKHGPIALIDEKMPVVVIAPHDRIFDKTVSNMEEVAARGGRIILVTDPLGAAAVDVGAVQKLILPEMPSTVCPMVYSIPVQLIAYHTAVIMGTDVDQPRNLAKSVTVE from the coding sequence ATGTGCGGCATCGTCGGCATTCTCGGGAAGGGCGCTGTCGCGGACAAGGTGGTGGAGGCGCTGCGCCGCCTCGAATATCGCGGCTATGATTCCACCGGCATCGCGACCCTTGAGAACGGCCACCTGGAGGTTTGCCGGGCCGAAGGCAAGCTCAGGCACCTGGAAGCCAAGCTCGACAAGCATCCGCTGAACGGCCATTCGGGCATCGGGCACACCCGCTGGGCCACCCACGGCAAGCCCTCCGAGCGCAACGCCCATCCTCATGGCACCAAGCGCGTGGCCGTGGTGCATAACGGCATCATCGAGAACTTCCGCGAGCTGAAGCAGGAGCTGGAAGCCCAGGGCGTCAGCTTCAAGAGCGATACCGACACCGAGATCGTCGCCCAGCTGGTGGACCGCGAGCTGCTCGCCGGCAGCGAGCCGGTGGCGGCGGTGGCCGCCGTGCTGCCGCGCCTGAAGGGCGCCTTCGCCCTGGCCTTCCTGTTCGACGGCAAGACCGACCTGTTGATCGGCGCCCGCCGCGGCTCGCCGCTGGCCATCGGCTACGGCAAGGGGGAGATGTTCCTCGGCTCGGACGCCATAGCACTCGGCCCGTTCACCGACACCATCGCCTATCTGGAGGAGGGCGACTGGGCCGTCCTCACCCGCGAGCGCGTCGAGATTCGCGACGAGACCGGGCGGCTGGTGGAACGCACCATCCAGAAGGTGCCGGCCGGTGCCATGCTGGTGGACAAGGGCAACCACCGCCACTTCATGGCGAAGGAGATCTACGAGCAGCCGGAGGTCATCTCCCACACCTTCGGCCACTATCTGGACCTCGCCGCCGAGACCGTCACCCTGCCGGAGCTGCCGTTCGACCCCAAGACGGTGACGAACATCTCCATCACCGCCTGCGGCACGGCGCTCTATGCCGGCGCGGTGGCGGAATACTGGTTCGAGCGGTTCGGCCGGGTGCCGGTCTCCACCGACATCGCCTCCGAATTCCGCTATCGCGAGACGCCGCTGACGCCGGACGGCATCACCATCGTCATCTCCCAGTCGGGCGAGACGGCCGATACCCTGGCTTCCCTGCGCTATGCCAAGGAGTGCGGGCAGAAGGTGGTGGCCGTGGTGAACGTGCCCACCTCAACCATCGCCCGCGAGGCGGACGTGGTGCTGCCCATCCTCGCCGGGCCGGAGATCGGGGTGGCCTCCACCAAGGCCTTCACCTGCCAGCTGGCGACGCTGGCCTGCCTCGCCGTGGCGTTCGGACGGGCCAAGGGCGTGCTGGAGGAGGCGGACGAGCACAAGCTGGTGCGCGCCTTCATGGAAGTGCCGCGGCTGATGACCGAGGCGCTGAAGCTCTCGCCGGAGATCGAGGTGCTGGCCCGCACCCTCGCCAAGGCACGGGACGTGCTCTATCTCGGCCGCGGCTCCAACTATCCGCTGGCCCTGGAAGGCGCGCTGAAGCTCAAGGAAATCTCCTACATCCACGCCGAAGGCTATGCCGGCGGCGAGCTGAAGCACGGCCCCATCGCCCTCATCGACGAGAAGATGCCGGTGGTGGTCATCGCTCCCCACGACCGCATCTTCGACAAGACCGTCTCCAACATGGAGGAGGTGGCGGCACGCGGCGGCCGGATCATCCTCGTCACCGATCCCCTGGGCGCCGCGGCGGTGGACGTGGGCGCGGTGCAGAAGCTGATCCTGCCGGAGATGCCCTCCACCGTGTGCCCCATGGTCTATTCCATCCCGGTGCAGTTGATCGCCTATCACACAGCGGTCATCATGGGCACCGACGTGGACCAGCCGCGCAACCTCGCCAAGTCGGTGACGGTGGAATAG
- a CDS encoding Nucleotidyl transferase (PFAM: 4-diphosphocytidyl-2C-methyl-D-erythritol synthase; transferase hexapeptide repeat containing protein; Nucleotidyl transferase~KEGG: nha:Nham_1784 nucleotidyl transferase), with amino-acid sequence MSDRSLLVVVLAAGEGTRMASRLPKVLHKVAGRTMLHHVLAATRAAGATRTAVVVGPGREDVAAEVRKIVPDAEVFEQTERLGTAHAVLAARAALENGADDVLVLYADTPLVRPETLGLLRAPLKAGAAVAALGFEPADPTGYGRLVTAGDELVAIREEKDASAAEKAIRFCNAGLMALAGAHALSILERIGNANAKGEYYLTDAVEIARADGLSAVAARADADEVAGVNSRVQLAEAEAILQRRLRLAAMAGGATLVAPETVFLSADTVLGRDVIVEPHVVFGPGVSVGDDVVIHSFCHLEGARLESGVTIGPYARLRPGTQLDSGVRIGNFVETKAAHIESGAKVNHLSYVGDAHVGADANLGAGTITCNYDGFGKYRTEIGAGAFIGVNSALVAPVTVGKGAFVGTGAVITSDVPEDALAIARSRQVVKEGWAKAFRAARSKPKG; translated from the coding sequence ATGAGTGACCGGAGCCTGCTCGTTGTGGTTCTCGCGGCCGGGGAGGGCACGCGGATGGCCTCACGGCTGCCGAAGGTGCTGCACAAGGTCGCCGGCAGAACCATGCTGCACCACGTGCTGGCCGCCACCCGCGCCGCCGGCGCCACCCGCACCGCCGTGGTCGTCGGTCCTGGGCGGGAGGATGTCGCCGCCGAGGTGCGCAAGATCGTGCCCGACGCCGAGGTGTTCGAGCAGACCGAGCGCCTCGGCACCGCCCATGCCGTCCTCGCCGCCCGCGCCGCGCTTGAGAACGGCGCCGACGATGTGCTGGTGCTTTATGCCGACACGCCTCTGGTGCGACCGGAAACCCTCGGCCTGCTGCGCGCGCCGCTCAAGGCCGGCGCGGCGGTGGCGGCTTTGGGCTTCGAGCCCGCGGACCCCACCGGCTACGGTCGCCTCGTGACGGCCGGTGATGAACTCGTCGCCATTCGCGAGGAGAAGGACGCGAGCGCTGCGGAAAAGGCCATCCGGTTCTGCAATGCCGGCCTGATGGCGCTCGCCGGCGCCCACGCCCTCTCCATTCTGGAGCGCATCGGCAACGCCAATGCCAAGGGCGAATATTACCTTACCGACGCGGTGGAGATTGCCCGCGCCGACGGGCTTTCGGCCGTGGCCGCCCGGGCGGATGCGGACGAGGTGGCCGGCGTCAACAGCCGGGTCCAGCTCGCCGAGGCAGAAGCCATCCTGCAACGCCGCCTGCGCCTTGCCGCCATGGCCGGCGGCGCCACGCTGGTGGCCCCGGAGACGGTGTTCCTGAGCGCCGACACGGTGCTGGGCCGCGACGTGATCGTCGAGCCCCACGTGGTGTTCGGCCCGGGGGTGAGCGTCGGCGACGACGTGGTCATCCACTCCTTCTGCCACCTGGAAGGTGCGCGGCTGGAATCGGGAGTGACCATCGGTCCCTATGCACGGCTGCGGCCGGGCACCCAGCTGGATTCGGGGGTGCGCATCGGCAATTTCGTGGAGACCAAGGCCGCTCATATTGAAAGCGGCGCCAAGGTGAACCACCTGTCCTACGTGGGCGACGCCCATGTGGGGGCGGACGCCAATCTCGGCGCCGGGACCATCACCTGCAATTATGACGGCTTCGGCAAGTACCGCACCGAGATCGGGGCAGGGGCTTTCATCGGCGTGAATTCCGCGCTGGTTGCGCCCGTGACGGTCGGGAAGGGCGCTTTTGTCGGCACCGGCGCTGTCATCACCTCGGATGTGCCGGAGGATGCCCTCGCCATCGCCCGTAGCCGGCAGGTGGTGAAGGAGGGCTGGGCCAAGGCGTTTCGCGCCGCGCGCAGCAAGCCGAAGGGCTGA
- a CDS encoding putative membrane protein of unknown function (KEGG: bbt:BBta_4170 putative membrane protein of unknown function), whose translation MPNIPYSERPLFRPGPHTLNWMIPLGMGAVGWALYMRYMVVEPTLVSLACEAGLESAGCYGRAAVLALSLWNVFGAVALVVALIQLIAPGLATFSVGMVFTAFALVFHNEVAGALAAMMLILSFARPGPATA comes from the coding sequence ATGCCCAACATCCCCTATTCCGAGCGCCCGCTCTTCCGCCCCGGCCCGCACACCCTCAACTGGATGATCCCGCTGGGCATGGGCGCCGTCGGGTGGGCGCTCTACATGCGCTACATGGTGGTGGAGCCGACGCTGGTTTCGCTGGCCTGCGAGGCGGGGCTCGAAAGCGCCGGCTGCTATGGCCGCGCGGCGGTTCTGGCGCTGTCGCTGTGGAACGTGTTCGGCGCGGTGGCGCTGGTGGTGGCGCTGATCCAGCTGATCGCGCCGGGCCTTGCCACCTTCTCGGTGGGGATGGTGTTCACCGCCTTCGCGCTGGTGTTCCACAACGAGGTGGCCGGCGCGCTGGCGGCGATGATGCTCATCCTTTCCTTTGCACGGCCTGGACCCGCCACAGCGTGA